One stretch of Lachnospiraceae bacterium oral taxon 096 DNA includes these proteins:
- a CDS encoding MBL fold metallo-hydrolase, giving the protein MRVVTLASGSSGNAIYIGSDHTHILVDVGISNKKIEERLNEIGVDMRDLSGICVTHEHLDHIRGLSVLAKKHQIPIYSTEGTIQVIKAMGKMREDTEWINVKKDQAFMLGDLCIRPFSIAHDAVDPVAYRVSCQDKHVAVATDLGYFDEYIVKNLQGLDVAIIESNHDVRMLECGRYPYSIKRRILGNRGHLSNENGGKLINQILHSGMKHIFLGHLSKENNLPEIAFATVQEEINVGEGPYRGSDFPIEVAKRDAISSVVEF; this is encoded by the coding sequence TTGAGAGTAGTGACACTGGCCAGTGGAAGCAGTGGAAATGCCATCTACATCGGATCTGACCACACGCACATTCTTGTCGATGTAGGAATTAGCAATAAAAAGATTGAAGAGCGATTGAATGAAATTGGTGTAGACATGAGAGATTTGAGTGGAATTTGTGTTACCCACGAACATTTAGATCATATTCGAGGGCTTTCTGTACTTGCAAAAAAGCATCAAATTCCAATATACTCTACAGAAGGAACGATTCAGGTCATCAAGGCGATGGGAAAGATGAGAGAGGACACAGAATGGATCAATGTAAAGAAAGATCAGGCATTTATGTTGGGGGATTTATGTATTCGTCCCTTTTCTATTGCTCATGATGCTGTAGATCCTGTGGCCTATCGAGTTAGTTGTCAAGATAAACATGTGGCGGTGGCAACAGATTTGGGGTATTTTGATGAGTATATAGTAAAGAATTTACAGGGTTTGGATGTGGCCATCATTGAGTCCAATCATGATGTGCGTATGTTAGAATGTGGGAGATATCCATATTCGATAAAGCGTCGCATTTTGGGGAACAGAGGACATTTGTCCAATGAAAATGGAGGAAAGTTAATTAATCAAATTTTACATAGTGGCATGAAACATATTTTCCTTGGTCATTTGTCTAAGGAAAATAATCTCCCAGAAATTGCATTTGCAACCGTGCAAGAGGAAATTAATGTAGGAGAAGGACCCTATCGAGGAAGTGACTTTCCAATTGAAGTGGCAAAACGCGATGCGATTTCCAGTGTTGTTGAGTTTTGA
- the coaE gene encoding dephospho-CoA kinase (Dephospho-CoA kinase (CoaE) performs the final step in coenzyme A biosynthesis.), with protein MVLGIFGGVGAGKSTVLDILREKYFAYIIEADKVAHQLYQRKEAGYLVIIDILGDSVCREDGELDREKMANILYHHPQLLDRVNQVIHPLVWKKIEEDIARERKAYDLIVVEAALFPKKKLFDVAWYVDTPQNLRCMRLKESRGYTQERIESMIKRQPSKEEYMKFCDQVLYNDGSKKDLEEQIHLRLMEAKS; from the coding sequence ATGGTTCTTGGGATATTTGGTGGAGTGGGTGCAGGAAAAAGCACGGTGCTTGACATTTTGAGGGAAAAATATTTTGCTTATATTATTGAGGCGGACAAGGTGGCCCATCAGTTGTATCAAAGGAAAGAGGCAGGATATTTGGTTATTATTGACATTTTAGGAGATAGTGTTTGTAGAGAAGATGGTGAGCTTGATAGAGAAAAGATGGCCAATATTTTATATCATCATCCTCAATTACTGGATAGAGTCAATCAGGTGATTCATCCCCTTGTGTGGAAGAAAATTGAGGAAGATATTGCTAGAGAAAGAAAAGCGTATGATTTGATTGTTGTCGAGGCGGCACTTTTTCCAAAAAAGAAGTTGTTTGATGTGGCGTGGTATGTCGACACGCCACAAAATCTTCGCTGTATGCGTCTAAAAGAAAGCAGAGGGTATACACAGGAGAGAATAGAGAGTATGATAAAAAGGCAGCCATCAAAAGAGGAATATATGAAATTTTGTGATCAAGTTCTCTACAATGATGGCAGTAAAAAGGATTTGGAAGAGCAAATCCATCTGCGGTTAATGGAGGCAAAAAGTTGA
- the polA gene encoding DNA polymerase I: MKKLVLIDGHSILNRAFYGVPSLTNSVGLHTNAVFGFLNIMFKILDEEKADYLAVAFDVNAKTFRHQKFEDYKGTRKGMPEELKEQVPLIKEVLKSMNVPIFEKEGFEADDIIGTLAKRYQSEEIEVSILSGDRDLLQLVDEHIKLRIPKTSKGKTTVTDYYPRDVFEEYQVTPKEFIDVKALMGDASDNIPGVPSIGEKTAIKIIHEYKSIENAYDHVSELKPPRASKMLEEYYEQAKLSKWLATICLDVDLSSDLEAMKIGNLYTPESFQYMKRLEFKSLQKRYETGAFRMEASKEIKFSCVDTMEAAKAVMQKVLQSQDIGVGVCLAKQSNPFDEHLVDGLGAVSLSINQEEVFVLISGGEIDSSWIEEQVKELFCLKNIFIFDVKPLLKVMGTQRRKNVFDLSIAAYLINPLKDSYQAEDVARDLLNQIIPSRQDLLEKKDVWEELKERNSSAIEYLGWMANIAYMSRKTLLEEIKTGGMESLYFEIEMPLVYVLAEMEIAGIGVDRERLRAYGEKLSALIENVEREIYAETGEEFNINSPKQLGEILFEKMEIPGGKKTKTGYSTAADVLEKLAPDYSVIKKILSYRQLTKLYSTYVKGLIGYIEDDGRIHGIFHQTVTATGRLSSAEPNLQNIPVRTEMGSRLRDIFVPAKGCVFVDADYSQIELRILASMSGDEKLIESYRQSMDIHAATAANVFHVPLNEVTKQQRRNAKAVNFGVVYGISAFGLSEDLTISRKEAQEYINNYFASFPKVKSFLDENVKLARKQGFVKTMFGRIRPIPEIRSSNFMQRSFGDRVAMNSPIQGTAADIMKIAMIAVDEGLKKSGLEARIVLQVHDELLVEVKEGDAQEVQSIVEECMKNAAKLAVTLEVSAHIGKTWLEAK, translated from the coding sequence ATGAAGAAACTAGTTCTGATTGATGGACATAGTATTTTAAATAGGGCATTTTATGGTGTTCCTTCATTGACAAATTCAGTTGGATTGCACACAAATGCTGTCTTTGGATTTTTAAATATTATGTTTAAAATTTTAGATGAGGAAAAGGCAGACTATTTGGCTGTGGCATTTGATGTGAATGCGAAGACATTTCGCCACCAAAAGTTTGAGGACTACAAGGGCACGAGAAAGGGAATGCCAGAGGAATTGAAGGAGCAAGTTCCTTTAATAAAAGAAGTGCTAAAGTCAATGAATGTTCCGATTTTTGAAAAAGAGGGCTTTGAGGCCGATGATATTATTGGAACATTGGCAAAGCGTTATCAATCAGAGGAGATTGAGGTGAGCATTCTTTCAGGTGATCGAGATCTTTTGCAACTTGTCGACGAGCATATTAAACTGCGTATTCCAAAGACATCAAAGGGAAAGACGACGGTCACAGATTACTATCCAAGGGATGTTTTTGAGGAATACCAAGTTACGCCAAAGGAGTTTATTGATGTCAAGGCCTTGATGGGCGATGCTTCCGACAATATTCCTGGAGTGCCAAGTATTGGTGAAAAGACGGCAATAAAGATTATTCATGAATATAAAAGTATTGAAAATGCCTATGATCATGTGAGTGAATTGAAGCCGCCAAGGGCATCAAAGATGCTAGAAGAGTACTATGAACAGGCAAAACTTTCAAAGTGGTTGGCAACGATTTGTCTTGATGTAGATCTTTCCTCAGATCTAGAGGCAATGAAAATAGGAAATTTGTACACGCCAGAGAGCTTTCAATATATGAAAAGGCTGGAGTTTAAGTCCTTGCAAAAGCGATATGAGACGGGGGCATTTCGTATGGAAGCAAGTAAGGAGATCAAATTTAGCTGTGTCGATACAATGGAAGCTGCAAAGGCAGTGATGCAAAAAGTTTTGCAAAGTCAAGATATCGGGGTGGGTGTGTGCCTGGCGAAACAAAGCAATCCATTTGATGAGCATCTGGTTGATGGACTTGGAGCAGTTAGCCTTAGCATCAATCAAGAAGAAGTATTTGTCTTGATTTCTGGAGGAGAAATTGATTCTTCGTGGATTGAGGAGCAAGTGAAGGAGCTATTTTGCTTAAAGAATATTTTTATCTTTGATGTCAAGCCACTTCTTAAGGTGATGGGCACACAGAGAAGAAAAAATGTTTTTGATCTTTCGATTGCGGCCTATTTAATAAATCCACTAAAGGATAGTTATCAGGCCGAGGATGTCGCAAGGGATTTGCTGAATCAGATTATTCCGTCAAGGCAAGATTTACTTGAAAAGAAGGATGTCTGGGAAGAATTGAAAGAGAGAAATTCATCTGCCATTGAATATCTAGGATGGATGGCAAATATTGCCTATATGTCTAGGAAAACACTGTTGGAAGAAATAAAAACTGGCGGAATGGAAAGCCTCTATTTTGAGATAGAGATGCCACTAGTCTATGTTTTGGCAGAAATGGAGATTGCAGGCATTGGTGTCGATCGAGAGCGACTGCGGGCGTATGGCGAGAAGTTATCTGCATTGATAGAAAATGTGGAGAGAGAGATTTATGCAGAAACAGGTGAAGAATTTAATATTAACTCGCCAAAACAACTGGGAGAGATTTTATTTGAAAAGATGGAAATTCCAGGGGGAAAAAAGACAAAGACGGGCTATTCTACGGCTGCAGATGTGCTTGAGAAGTTGGCACCAGACTATTCTGTAATTAAAAAGATTTTGTCCTATCGGCAATTAACGAAGCTCTATTCCACCTATGTCAAGGGATTGATTGGCTATATTGAAGATGATGGACGGATTCATGGTATTTTTCACCAGACAGTGACAGCTACAGGAAGATTGTCGAGTGCAGAGCCAAATCTTCAAAATATTCCTGTGCGAACAGAGATGGGCAGTCGACTTCGAGATATCTTTGTGCCGGCGAAGGGCTGTGTATTTGTCGATGCCGATTATTCACAGATTGAATTGAGAATATTGGCGTCAATGTCAGGGGATGAAAAATTGATTGAATCTTATCGCCAGTCCATGGACATTCACGCAGCTACAGCAGCGAATGTCTTTCATGTTCCGCTCAATGAAGTGACAAAGCAACAAAGAAGAAATGCCAAGGCTGTCAATTTTGGTGTTGTCTATGGCATTTCTGCCTTTGGGCTTTCTGAGGATTTAACCATTTCTAGGAAGGAAGCACAAGAATATATCAACAATTATTTTGCCTCTTTCCCAAAGGTAAAGAGCTTTTTGGATGAGAATGTTAAGCTGGCCAGAAAGCAGGGATTTGTCAAGACAATGTTTGGCAGAATTCGCCCAATTCCAGAGATTCGAAGTTCAAATTTTATGCAAAGATCTTTTGGAGATCGTGTGGCAATGAATTCTCCAATTCAGGGAACGGCAGCAGATATTATGAAGATCGCCATGATTGCTGTCGATGAGGGGCTAAAGAAAAGCGGATTGGAGGCAAGAATTGTATTACAGGTGCATGATGAATTATTGGTGGAAGTCAAGGAAGGTGATGCACAAGAGGTGCAGAGTATTGTCGAAGAATGCATGAAAAATGCAGCAAAATTGGCAGTTACATTGGAAGTTTCTGCCCATATCGGAAAAACTTGGTTGGAGGCAAAGTAA
- a CDS encoding zf-HC2 domain-containing protein, which produces MDCRQEWHEIQPFIRGQLNGEQTKEFLEHLDQCPSCREELEIYYTIEVGLEQLDSTDHNFNIVGELNRYISEARRSIEMARLLDIGKYTIETLVFLCVMVMLLLQFRIW; this is translated from the coding sequence ATGGATTGTAGACAGGAATGGCATGAGATTCAGCCATTTATTCGAGGCCAGCTCAATGGAGAACAGACAAAGGAATTTTTGGAACATTTAGATCAATGCCCAAGTTGTAGGGAGGAATTAGAGATTTATTATACCATTGAGGTTGGATTGGAACAGCTAGACAGCACCGATCATAATTTTAATATTGTTGGAGAGTTAAATCGTTATATCAGTGAGGCCAGGCGAAGTATCGAAATGGCTAGACTTTTGGATATTGGAAAATATACAATAGAGACATTGGTTTTTCTTTGTGTGATGGTGATGTTGCTCTTACAATTTCGAATATGGTAA